Part of the bacterium genome, GCGATTTGAATGTTCAAGGGGAAGCCGTAGAGAAACTCGACGCCATCGCCGAAGAAACCTTCTACGCCGCCTTCGATCACATCGGAGTGCTGTGCTGCATGACTTCCGAGGAGGTGGATGACGTTATCCCCATCCCCGCCCAGTTCGATCTCGGCAAGTACACGCTTGCCTTCGATCCTCTCGACGGTTCATCCAACATCGCCGCCAATGTCAACGTGGGAACCATCTTCTCCGTGCATCGTAAGATCACTCACGGCCGCGACGGAAACGCCCAAGACCTCCTGCAGCCGGGCCGCCGTCAGGTGGTCGCGGGCTACGTGATGTATGGTTCGTCCACCATGATGGTGTACACGACGGGCCGCGGTGTCTATGGATTCACGCTCGAACCTTCGATGGGCGAGTTCCTGCTCTCGCACCCCGACATTCGTATTCCCGAACAGGGCAAGATATTCTCCTGTAATATGGGTAACTATCGCTACTGGAGCGAAGGCGTGCGAAAATACGTGGACGACGTCATGTCCACCGACCAGGAGCGCGGCCGACCCTATTCCAGCCGCTATATCGGTTCGCTCGTCGCCGATGCCCACCGCACCCTGCTCTATGGCGGCATCTTCATGTACCCGATGGACTACAAAGACCCCAAGAAGCCTAAGGGCAAGCTCCGTCTCCTCTACGAAGCGTCTCCTATGGCGTTTGTTTTCGAGCAGGCGGGCGGAAAGGCCACCAACGGAGATATTC contains:
- the fbp gene encoding class 1 fructose-bisphosphatase, with amino-acid sequence MSDIITIERHILHHERENPEATGQLTRLLYQIAYASKVVSHEVRRAGLIDIIGTTGDLNVQGEAVEKLDAIAEETFYAAFDHIGVLCCMTSEEVDDVIPIPAQFDLGKYTLAFDPLDGSSNIAANVNVGTIFSVHRKITHGRDGNAQDLLQPGRRQVVAGYVMYGSSTMMVYTTGRGVYGFTLEPSMGEFLLSHPDIRIPEQGKIFSCNMGNYRYWSEGVRKYVDDVMSTDQERGRPYSSRYIGSLVADAHRTLLYGGIFMYPMDYKDPKKPKGKLRLLYEASPMAFVFEQAGGKATNGDIPILDVKPKELHERTPLFLGSKRDVDEAMQFIKQHG